AATCTCGGCAATATCAAACAATGGTGTCCGCGGCTGATTCGGATGGCAAACGTTACACTGGCTCGGATGTACATGGTGAACCCACTGGACCGGAACCGTTTCCACTTAAGATTGCTACTTCTGAACCGAAGAGGCCCTCAGTCCTTTCAAGACTTAAGGACTTTGCGTCTTGGTTGCTTCAGCTCAGCAACGGCCAACTACCCGCGGTCGACGGCGTTCGGGACACCGTGCAAATCCCGCGGCAAATGGTATGCGACGTCGCTGATTTAATCGACTTCGTGTATCCGTAGCGAATGTCGATGAATTTGCTCGGAGAGTCATCGTGTGTCCCACCAACGAAGAGTGCAGAGATGTCAATGGGGGCGTGCTGGAGCGCGTCGACGGTCGAGAGATGACCTACACCGGCGTCGACACCATGATGGCGGACGAGGCCGACGAAGTGGCCAATTTCCCCACAGAGTTCCTCAACGCTTTGGTACCGGACGGCCTGCCGCCGTTCCGGCTGAAGTTGGAGGTGGGGTGCATCGTGATATTGCTCAGAAATCTCGATCCGAGGAGACGACTGTATAACGATACGAGGTTGGTGGTAACCGATCTGCGGACTCACAATTTCAAGGCGAAAATTTTGGGCAGTGACCCACAGGACGAAGACATCGTCCTGCCCATCCTACTGCGGCGCCTTCAATTCCCGGTGAGGTTGTCGTTCGCCATGACCATCAACAAGTCGCAGGGTCAGACGTTCGACAGGGTAGGTTTGCTACTGACGTCGCCCCCGTTCACTCACGGGCAGCTGTACGTAGCGTTTTCGAGGGTGAGAAACGCACAGTCCATGAGAGTCGGCATGTACGCCGATGACAGCGTGCGATTCGTCACCAAGAACATTGTGTACAGGGAAGTTCTGTAATGCAT
The genomic region above belongs to Acyrthosiphon pisum isolate AL4f unplaced genomic scaffold, pea_aphid_22Mar2018_4r6ur Scaffold_24;HRSCAF=159, whole genome shotgun sequence and contains:
- the LOC103309907 gene encoding uncharacterized protein LOC103309907; the encoded protein is MADEADEVANFPTEFLNALVPDGLPPFRLKLEVGCIVILLRNLDPRRRLYNDTRLVVTDLRTHNFKAKILGSDPQDEDIVLPILLRRLQFPVRLSFAMTINKSQGQTFDRVGLLLTSPPFTHGQLYVAFSRVRNAQSMRVGMYADDSVRFVTKNIVYREVL